The window TTATCTACCTTTTTTCATGTTACCGATCAATGCCACATATAAAAAGAGTAAATTACAATTATTTTAAAGTAATTTAATTATGTAAGTGTGAGTATATACAATGGCGAAACCATGAATTTTATTTAGgatgttcaaacttgaaataagtaaaaaaaatcctaataaagagtgttcaatatatgttatataccaaTAAATCTAATATTTTACATATATCTACAGTGTATGATTAGTTGACCACTCTTAGGGCCATGTATCTTTGTCCCTGAGTGCATAAGTGGGCGTTTGGGCATAAGAATTATGAAATTCCagggaaaaaagtaaaaaaaaaatcaagaaaaaaataatattaaaaaattagagttgtgtttggacgtGAATACAAATTGGagatgtttttgaatttttgcgaGTAATTTGAAGTGAagattttgaaaaatagctttttggagttcactaaattttcgaaaaattctaaaatttaacTTCacgtgaaatttgaaattttaatgGCCAAATATTAATTTCGAAGAAagttaataaaaaaaaacgaaatttttTTATGGCCAAATGGTCATAAAAAATATAGGAAGGTTCTATTTTATGTTCCTTATTTCTTGTCATTGTGGCCCCACATTCTTGTCTTGCGAGAATAGAGGCAAATCAGGCAAATAGGGAAATGGAATGACTAAAAATATACTCAGAGCAAAAGCCCTTATAGATCGGAAGAAAATCAGAATGCCGTATTACTTTCCTCCATATGGCATCTTCTTCTTTACCTcctaagaagaaaaacaacaaccgCTATACTCTTTCAACAATTTTCCTTCTCCTTTTGTTCCTCTCAAGTCTCTTCTATTTCAGCAAAAGAGCTCTTGAACCTAAACTCTCTCTCTACAAAGACGTCTTTTCTCAACCCCCTTCAGTATTTTCTCCAAGATCTGCTGATACTGAACTTCTTGATAATACACTAACAACTCCATATGGTGATACCAAAGTCCTAAAGACAAAATCTGAGACACCCATTTTGTCAAAATCTGATTTTGATGATAGTTTGGATCAGAAAGTAACACCAATTTCATCAGAATTTAAAGATACTGAAGGCTTAAAAGCTTTTAAGAAAACACCCATTTCTGATTTCAATGATAATTTAGTTGAGAAAAGCTCAGCACCTGTTTCATCAGAGTATGAGGATGCATCCAATGCAACAAAAAAACAAGTGGTTGATTCGGAAAGAAATGAGGAGAAGGTGGTCGACTCTGATTTTAAAGTAGGAGGACAAAGTTGTGATCTTTACAAGGGAAGATGGGTGAAAGATGAGAAGCACCCAATATATAAAGCAGGGTCTTGCCCTTATGTTGATGAGGCTTTTGATTGCCAGAGCAATGGTAGGCCTGACTCAGAGTATCTTAATTGGAGATGGAAGCCACATGGATGTGATCTTCCTAGGTAAATTGCTGctgcttgtttgttgttgttCTCTAAATGGatatatattatgtgtataaATGATGATCTGGTCTGCTATATCTTTTGTCTTATTGTGTAATTTTGTGTCATATGTTTATTATTGTCAACATCTTGAGGTTGCTGCCAAGGTCGAGGTCACGGGTTTGAGCCGTGGAACCGACCCCGTGGCCCTTTCCATGAAAATAAATGAATTTTGCTTCCAGAGTATCTTCCTTAAATGATAGCAATATTGAGATTGGGATTGCTATAGCATTTATAGCTCTTTCCTTAAACCAATTTGCTGTAACTTTTCACACGTTACACCTTTCTTTGATTCCCCTAAAGGCCTGCCCTTAATGTCCTCCAGCTGTTATGCTTAAATAGAAAGCTAGATTATATTTCTTACAATAGGATCTTTTACGTTGCTAAAGAGGAACAGTGGACATGATCTTAGAAAGAGTAACTTAAAACTCTTTATCTTTGGTGATAGGGCGTTGCCAGCTCTGATGATATTTTCCTGTTTCTGCATTTCCATTTCTGATATAGTCTAGGGTCATTACTAATTATCAATGTTATTTTGCTACTCTTGAACAACTCATCTTACAACTCCTAGATAGAAGAAAAAATCCCCCCAATAAAGGCAAAAAGGATATTAAGTAGTTATACTTTTCATATTTGATTTCATTATGCTTAGTTACCAACTTGATCACGGTATATAGTCTTATCTGTGTGTAGAGGTGCTTTAAACTGAAAATTATCTGTCAACTTTCATTTTACTTTGTGCGAATTACTTATTATAACCAGAAAACATTAACAGATTTTGAGTCTCTGCGTTAGCTTTTAAGTCTCTTAGTGGGATAGATGATTGCTTGTATTTCTTGTTCCTTTTTTTGTTATGTCAAAACAGAAAACTGAATCTTTTGAATTTCAAAGTCTTTCTTGTCTATATACAAAAAAGTTCAGTTGTGACGAACATTTTTTTTTGTGGTGTTGGAGGAAAACACTATAAGGAAGTTTGCAATTTGCTCATGTTGTTAATTAAAGTGGAATGAAATTTCAACAATTCTTACTCTTTTAGCAAAGACTATCTATCAATCCACCTAATTTCTTGTTAATACGTATAAAAAAAAAGTTTCTACTATTATAAGTCTTTCCATTTGACATTCAGACTAGACCATAGCCGTGGAGGCATTCCCGAGGATGTATTCTTGTTTCTGTGTTGTGTTTTCCGGTCTATAATCCTGTTTGTGTAATAGTCTTCTTCTCTTCGTTTTTTTAAGGTTAATTATAGTTAAAAATATTAAGGGTGGAGTTTCAATTTAGTAAAAGTTGTTTTCAATGGTGTGCTCTGCATATTAACCAAAACTAATTAAGAGTTACCTGGCTTTGTTCAATCAAGCGATCTGACTGAAACATATGTACGAGAGGCTAGCTatgagaaaattattttttcctaagcTTATGTTGTCTTAAACTCTTAATGTTCATCTTCATAAAAAAATGTTGTCATTTGTTCATAACATTTGTTTTCGCTACTGGAGAAGCTATGGCTGTCTCACCAATCTCCTGTATTCTCTATGGGTTTTTAACTCGCTATCAACTATTCTGCTGATTCATATTACTTGCATCTTGTTGCTGaatcggatttcatgaaaatctGGTCGTTTGTTGATTCAGGAGAGTACTTATAGATCCTTAAACCAGTTCTATATTTGTAGGTTTAGTGCAACAGATTTTTTGAAGAGATTGAAAGGAAAGAGGCTGATGCTGGTTGGAGACTCAATGAACCGGAACCAGTTTGAATCTCTCCTTTGCCTTCTTCGTGAAGGCCTCGTTAATAAGAGTAAAATGTACGAGATCCATGGATATAAGATAACAAAAGGAAGAGGCTACTATGTTTTCAAATTTGAGGTGATTTTAcattaaaatttattgaaatttcaTTCCACCAAAATTGACAGCATTTGTATCAATTGAAGATCTCTTctgtatatgtatgtgtgtgtgtatgtagagagagaaaaagataGAGTTTGTGTACTTGAGTCAGTTGTTATCTCTGTGGTCAATTATTTGATGGCAAGAGAATTGAGTTATCCTTCTGTCTGGTAGATTTTCTACAACTTAAAATGATGAAATGTTGCAAAAGCTTCTTCTAGGAAAGAGAGCAGTGAGGACTAAAATATTGTGATTTTGCAGGATTATAACTGCACAGTAGAATTCGTGCGCTCTCATTTCCTTGTTAGAGAAGGAGTACGTATCAATGCTCAAGGGAACTCGAATCCAACTCTATCAATAGATCGCATCGACAAATCATCTAACCGTTGGAAGAAAGCTGACATTGTGGTCTTCAATACGGGGCATTGGTGGACACATGGAAAGACTGCCAGAGGGTGTGTGAGCTTTACATTTTCTCTCTGCTGAGATGCAACATAGATGCTACATTGCAATTAGAACATAATTGTCTCTTTTCTTTAGCTTCCGCCACTTCTTGTTTTTGGATGAGATAGTTTGGAAACGTTATGAGCGAGTGAATAAATCTGGCTTATCCTTCTAATGTGATAAGAGAGCATTATGCTTACTTCAAAGTTCTCGAGCCTATGGTTGATTTCTACTGTATGTAAAACTTATTACTAGCTATCTTGAAAACTAATTAAGTACTAGCGTGCAGCTGCCATAAAATAAATTATCTCAGCTTTATTATTTTTGTTCGACTAAACGGAGATTTGACTCTGCAGGAAAAATTACTACAAAGAAGGTGATCATGTTTACCCTAAATTTGATGCCCTTGAAGCTTACAGGAGAGCGTTGAAGACGTGGGCTAAGTGGATTGATGAAAATATGAGTCATGAAAAGTTGATTATATATCGTGGATACTCTTCAGCTCACTTCAGGTACTTGTGCTTTAAGATATGATCGTGTTTGTGAATGATAATATTGGCCTTCACTAGCATTTCCATTTGGTTGTCTGATCTCAAGTGGATTGATCTGCACTGTTTCTGTAATTCTACATTCATGCAATTCGGGAagtcatatttttcaaaatttggctAGCATGGTTTAAGTTTATTTCAATTTAATTCCTTGTAAGCAGAGGCGGAGATTGGGATTCGGGTGGCTCCTGTAATAAAGAGACTGAACCAGTTTCGACTGGATCCATCCTTGGTAACTACCCTTTGAAAATGAAGATTGTCGAGGAGGTAATCAAGGAAATGCAGCTTCCTGTTGTCCTCTTGAATGTAACACAGTTAACAAATTTTCGCAAGGATGGGCACCCATCAGTATATGGTAAGGTTGCTAGTGGTGGTAGAAAGGTGAAGCAAGATTGTAGCCATTGGTGTCTCCCCGGAGTCCCTGATGCATGGAATGAGCTAATCTATGCCACTTTGGTCTTGCAACAACAATCATCTGTCAACCAACAATGAGCTTAGCATTTTCATCCTTTGGTTCTTGAACAAGCAGGTgattcaaccccccccccccccccaagggaGGACATCACAGGCTGATCAGACTGTTTTCAGtacaacaactactactactacgtCAAATCCCAAGTTAGTTTGGGAACAGTGTAGAATAGACGCACAGATAAAAGAGGCTGATTACACAATATGTACACCAATTGTAGCAGTGCCCCGCCGCAATGGTGTAACATTGTAAAAAAGAGATGAACATAGTTATGGCGGAACTTGCATCTTTTCATTTTATCAAGTTTCTGTACCAAAAATAGCAGTAATATTGTATTCTTATTTCCGGGATCCACTGTAAGTCAGGTGATGATGCAATTTGTGCAATTTTTTCATACTCATAGTTAATATCCCAAATTCCCAATTGGTAAATGAGAATAGCTTATTAGGCAAAGTGGTTTCCTGATGTTATATTTCAGATGTTTTTTGTAGTCCCTGAGGATATCTATCTTTATTTTTCATGCTAGTTCTAACAAGTTATAGGTAAGCAAGAGAAGTCAatgtatttctttttattttgaactACCAGTAAAGTGCATCcatttttattcttgttaataAAGATAGAGTGGCCCATAGCCGATGGTCTCTGAAAACAGTTTCTCTACCTACATAAGTTACGAGTAAGGaatgcgtatacactaccctctctCCTACATGTAGGAATATACTGGACATGTTATTATTGTTATAACTTGTGGCCCATGTCATGTTCAAGCCTCTAATCAACCAATTCTATTGCTCCAACTAGAAGTACCAACAAGATCCATAGCAACAACAAGAATTCTGCCAACAACCTAATCCAAATCCTATTATGTTTTTTAATTAAGTTGTAAACTGTATACATTTTTCTATGTTATATCATAAATGCAAGGGTTGAGATTTGAAGCAAGGTGAAGAGCATGTTTTTTCAATTGTATCGTGAAAGAAGCACACTAGACGGACGTGCTTCACCACAAGTCCGCCCTCGTCCTTCAAATGATCAActgctttcttttcttagttAAAAATATGAGTTATCTAGCTAGTGGCGATAAaatgtataaaaaaaataatatctaaaaaaaattaaaaattttagaCATATTTTGAAGTTAAAACCTCATTTGCACTCAAAATATCTAAAGGTGGTCCTACAACAAATAACGACCTACTTGACCTAATCACTTAAAACAGTGGACACAACACATTAATTAAGGATAAGCTTTAGCCTTCAAATCTCAATCGCTTTCTCTTTTTATGATTGTGTTCAACTGTCCTGTCGGTGCATGCCCGTGATTTTCTCCTAAACAATTCTCAACAGTGTCAATTCTCAACGGTGTGAAAACTGCAGTACCCGACGCTTTATTGGTTGTACATCCCCCAGTACAATGGTACTTCTACGCATTGCCAGTTGCACCTAACTCCCTACTTGGGGAATATTCTTTTAACTGGTTTTACCTCAATCACTCCGCTTAACGTGCCTTCCCCGACAAAACCCTCCTTCCCTGTGTCCCTAAatataagtttttaaaaaaatatatatttgacatTCCCACTTTACTTTTGAAAATCTTGAAcaagaattaaaagaaaaaactGTTATTTTGAGCTCACTCTTCAGTGAAGCAGAGATTTTGGGTGCATGCTGATTCAGTGCATGAGTTGAAAATTAGGTGTagaagagtgtgtgtgtgtgtgtgtgtgagagagagagagagagagagagagagagagagagagagatgctGGGGTTTTTGATGAGCAAAAATGTGAGGAAAATACTAAAGAGGAAGGACAGTGATGCTGGGGAAAAAGGTACACCTCTTCCCTTATTGCATTCCCATTCTTTCTTCTTCTAATTTGAAGATTTATTTATCCAAGattgcatttttatttattttatttttccttatggGGCTTTAGTGTTGGGGATTTAGCATTTAGCTAAAATGTGTATTCTTTTGCTGCTGcctatttttattgtttttggttaatattttgaatTTAATGATTGCTTAGGATTTATATAGTTAGAATTTGTGAAATTTTTTCTGGCTCTTTCTTTTGTAGTGTTGACAAAAGTTCTGGCATTCTGTTATTGAGGGATTTGGTTCTCTTTGAGTGGTATATTTACACTTGATGAAGCTTTAGTTGTTGAAAGTCTTATCATTTCTGTTGACATGTGTTGATCATTCTTCTGTTGCTTATCTGTAATCATTATGTTATTGGTTGTGATTCAAATTGGAGTTAAAGCTACTTTGTATTTTAAAAAGAAGGAACTTTTGTTTGGTAATTGAGGTAGCAATGAATCTGATGGGCGGCACTTTATGGTGGTTTgtagagagggagagagaggaaaaagaaaTACCATAGCAACATTTTATTGTGGTTTAGTAAACCTCGTTTCTTTTTGCTATTTGGTTGTTTaggattttgaaatttcaatttaagtAGGGGCCAATATGGTGCTAGCAATTGGAGGCGAAGCTCAAAACATTTGCTGCCATGAACCATGAGCAATAGGCATGGACACACTTCTAATACTGATGAATGACATGCGAATGATTTATAAAGCGCAgcccagtgcactaagctcctCCTATGCTcggggttcggggaagggccggacctcAAAGGTCTATTGTACGTAGCCTTACCccgcatttctgcaagaggctgttttaaATGAAACAAGCAGTAAAACTGCTAATATATCAAAACACCTCAGCTTTGTTCCTGTACAGTGTCATGTATTCATAAATTTTTCAAGGTGTCAAAGTAGCTGTTCTAATATTTATG is drawn from Nicotiana tabacum cultivar K326 chromosome 9, ASM71507v2, whole genome shotgun sequence and contains these coding sequences:
- the LOC107813607 gene encoding protein trichome birefringence-like 5, giving the protein MASSSLPPKKKNNNRYTLSTIFLLLLFLSSLFYFSKRALEPKLSLYKDVFSQPPSVFSPRSADTELLDNTLTTPYGDTKVLKTKSETPILSKSDFDDSLDQKVTPISSEFKDTEGLKAFKKTPISDFNDNLVEKSSAPVSSEYEDASNATKKQVVDSERNEEKVVDSDFKVGGQSCDLYKGRWVKDEKHPIYKAGSCPYVDEAFDCQSNGRPDSEYLNWRWKPHGCDLPRFSATDFLKRLKGKRLMLVGDSMNRNQFESLLCLLREGLVNKSKMYEIHGYKITKGRGYYVFKFEDYNCTVEFVRSHFLVREGVRINAQGNSNPTLSIDRIDKSSNRWKKADIVVFNTGHWWTHGKTARGKNYYKEGDHVYPKFDALEAYRRALKTWAKWIDENMSHEKLIIYRGYSSAHFRGGDWDSGGSCNKETEPVSTGSILGNYPLKMKIVEEVIKEMQLPVVLLNVTQLTNFRKDGHPSVYGKVASGGRKVKQDCSHWCLPGVPDAWNELIYATLVLQQQSSVNQQ